The following are from one region of the Indicator indicator isolate 239-I01 chromosome 14, UM_Iind_1.1, whole genome shotgun sequence genome:
- the LOC128971051 gene encoding histone H4 — MSGRGKGGKGLGKGGAKRHRKVLRDNIQGITKPAIRRLARRGGVKRISGLIYEETRGVLKVFLENVIRDAVTYTEHAKRKTVTAMDVVYALKRQGRTLYGFGG; from the coding sequence ATGTCTGGCAGAGGCAAAGGCGGGAAGGGGCTCGGCAAAGGAGGCGCCAAGCGCCACCGCAAAGTGCTGCGCGATAACATTCAGGGCATTACCAAGCCGGCTATCCGCCGCCTGGCTCGGCGCGGCGGCGTCAAGCGTATTTCTGGTCTCATCTATGAGGAAACACGGGGTGTGCTGAAGGTCTTCTTGGAGAACGTGATTCGCGATGCCGTCACTTACACCGAACACGCGAAGAGAAAGACCGTGACTGCTATGGACGTGGTCTACGCTCTCAAGCGCCAGGGACGCACTCTCTACGGTTTCGGTGGCTAA
- the WBP11 gene encoding WW domain-binding protein 11 encodes MGRRSTSSTKSGKFMNPTDQARKEARKRELKKNKKQRMMVRAAVLKMKDPKQIIRDMEKLDEMEFNPVQQPQLNEKVLKDKRKKLRETFERILRLYEKENPDIYKELRKLEVEYEQKRSQLSQYFDAVKNAQHVEVESIPLPDMPHAPSNILIQDIPLPGAQPPSILKKTSAYGPPVRSISVLPPPGLGVPRLPPGRKPPGPPPGPPPPQVLQMYGRKVGFTLEMAPRRREEDVSYSSEAGQRGHDDDMSSTSEDEGYPEDMDQDKHDESSDDSDSDRSDADSEGEDFLHRDNDKEREGGEEKKSGHSVRFADMPGKSRKKKKNMKELTPLQAMMLRMAGQEIPEEGREVEEYSEEEEEEEEDSESEETSQQQQQQQQLSDEALAETVSSTTASQAQQQQPPPQAVPPTQIQAPPMPGPPPLGPPPAPPLRPPGPPTGLPPGPPPGAPPFLRPPGLPGLRGPLPRLLPPGPPPGRPPGPPPGPPPGLPPGPPPRGPPPRLPPPAPPGIPPPRPGMLRPPLVPPLGPAPPGLFPPAPIPNPGVLSAPPSLIQRPKADDTSAATIEKKATATISAKPQITNPKAEITRFVPTALRVRRENKGASAASQRKQDDEPALPLTKAAPKAGSSAPISVQTKDDVYEAFMKEMEGLL; translated from the exons AACAAAAAACAACGAATGATGGTACGAGCAGCTGTACTGAAAATGAAAGATCCAAAGCAGATTATCCGGGACATGGAGAAACTGGATGAGATGG AGTTTAACCCAGTACAGCAGCCACAACTTAATGAAAAAGTTCTAAAGGATAAACGCAAAAAGCTGCGGGAGACTTTTGAGCGCATCTTGCGGCTCTACGAGAAAGAGAATCCTGACATCTATAAAGAGCTGCGCAAGCTGGAGGTGGAGTATGAGCAGAAGAGGTCTCAACTCAGCCAGTACTTTGATGCTGTCAAG AATGCTCAGCATGTTGAAGTGGAAAGTATCCCCTTACCAGATATGCCACATGCTCCCTCCAACATCCTCATACAGGACATTCCCCTTCCAGGGGCTCAGCCACCTTCTATCCTCAAGAAGACATCAGCCTATGg ACCACCGGTTCGTTCCATTTCTGTACTTCCTCCTCCTGGGCTTGGTGTTCCACGTTTACCTCCAGGTAGGAAGCctcctggacctcctccagGGCCACCCCCACCTCAAGTCCTACAGATGTATGGCCGTAAAGTGGGTTTCACCTTGGAGATGGCTCCTCGAAGGCGAGAAGAGGATGTTTCTTACAGTTCTGAAGCAG GCCAGCGAGGGCATGATGATGATATGTCCAGTACTAGTGAAGATGAAGGTTATCCTGAGGACATGGATCAAGACAAGCATGATGAGAGCAGTGATGACAGTGACAGTGACAGGTCGGATGCAGACAGTGAAGGAGAGGACTTCCTGCATCGTGATAATGACAAGGAGAGGGAAGgtggtgaagaaaaaaaatcag GTCATAGTGTTAGGTTTGCAGACATGCCTGGGAAgtcaaggaagaagaaaaagaacatgAAAGAACTGACTCCACTCCAGGCCATGATGTTACGAATGGCAG GTCAGGAAATcccagaagaagggagagaagtgGAGGAATAttcagaagaagaggaggaggaggaagaggactCGGAATCTGAAGAAACAtcacaacagcaacagcagcagcaacaactcAGTGACGAAGCTCTTGCAGAAACTGTGTCATCTACTACAGCTTCCCAGGCACAACAGCAGCAACCACCTCCACAGGCTGTTCCTCCAACTCAGATACAGGCACCTCCTATGCCTGGGCCACCTCCACTAGGaccacctccagcccctccactgAGGCCTCCAGGCCCACCCACTGGTCTTCCTCCTGGCCCTCCACCAG GAGCTCCTCCATTCCTGAGACCTCCTGGCTTACCAGGACTGCGTGGGCCTTTACCTCGACTTCTGCCaccaggtcctccacctgggaGACCACCTGGCCCTCCCCCAGGTCCCCCACCAGGTCTGCCCCCAGGTCCTCCTCCACGTGGACCTCCTCCTCGCctgccccctcctgccccaccag GCATCCCTCCTCCTCGCCCAGGCATGTTACGGCCACCTCTGGTGCCTCCATTAGGACCTGCCCCACCTGGGCTCTTCCCACCAGCTCCTATTCCAAATCCTGGGGTGCTGAGTGCACCACCCAGCTTGATTCAGCGCCCCAAGGCGGATGACACCAGTGCAGCCACCATTGAGAAGAAAGCCACGGCCACTATCAGTGCCAAGCCACAGATCACTAACCCCAAGGCAGAGATCACTCGCTTCGTGCCCACTGCCTTGCGAGTGCGCCGGGAGAATAAAGGGGCTTCAGCTGCCTCCCAGAGGAAACAGGATGATGAACCTGCTCTCCCGTTAACCAAAGCTGCCCCTAAGGCTGGATCATCTGCCCCTATCTCTGTACAGACAAAGGATGATGTGTATGAAGCCTTCATGAAGGAAATGGAAGGTCTCCTGTGA
- the LOC128971083 gene encoding histone H2A encodes MSGRGKQGGKARAKAKSRSSRAGLQFPVGRVHRLLRKGNYAERVGAGAPVYLAAVLEYLTAEILELAGNAARDNKKTRIIPRHLQLAIRNDEELNKLLGKVTIAQGGVLPNIQAVLLPKKTDSHKAKSK; translated from the coding sequence ATGTCTGGTCGTGGGAAGCAAGGCGGGAAGGCTCGGGCCAAGGCTAAGTCTCGCTCGTCACGGGCTGGGCTGCAGTTCCCAGTGGGCCGCGTCCACCGCCTGCTGCGCAAGGGCAACTACGCGGAGCGAGTGGGGGCCGGCGCCCCGGTGTACCTGGCGGCTGTGTTGGAGTATCTGACAGCTGAGATCCTGGAGCTGGCAGGTAATGCTGCCCGTGACAACAAGAAGACACGTATCATCCCCCGCCACCTGCAGCTGGCCATCCGCAACGATGAAGAACTCAACAAGCTGTTGGGCAAGGTGACGATCGCGCAGGGCGGAGTGCTGCCCAATATCCAGGCTGTGTTGCTGCCCAAGAAGACGGACAGCCATAAGGCAAAGAGCAAGTAA
- the LOC128971084 gene encoding histone H1, which yields MSETAPVAAPAVSAAGAKAAKKPKKAASAAKTRKPAGPSVTELIIKAVSASKERKGLSLAALKKALAAGGYDVEKNNSRIKLGLKSLVNKGTLVQTKGTGASGSFKLNKKPGETKEKATKKKPAAKPKKPAAKKPASTAKKPKKAAAVKKSPKKAKKPAAAATKKATKSPKKAAKAGRPKKAAKSPAKAKAVKAKAAKPKAAKAKKAAPKKK from the coding sequence ATGTCGGAGACCGCGCCTGTTGCCGCTCCTGCTGTGTCTGCGGCCGGCGCAAAGGCCGCTAAGAAGCCGAAGAAGGCGGCGAGCGCTGCCAAAACCCGCAAGCCCGCGGGTCCCAGCGTCACCGAGCTGATCATCAAGGCTGTGTCTGCTTCTAAGGAGCGCAAGGGGCTCTCCCTCGCTGCTCTCAAGAAAGCGCTGGCCGCTGGTGGCTATGATGTGGAAAAGAACAACAGCCGCATCAAGCTAGGACTTAAAAGTCTTGTCAATAAGGGTACTCTGGTACAGACCAAGGGTACTGGTGCTTCCGGGTCTTTCAAGTTGAACAAGAAACCGGGTGAGACAAAAGAGAAGGCAACTAAGAAAAAGCCGGCAGCCAAGCCCAAGAAACCAGCAGCAAAGAAGCCTGCTAGCACTGCCAAGAAACccaagaaagctgcagcagtgaagaaaagcccaaagaaagccaagaagccagcagctgctgcaaccAAGAAAGCAACCAAGAGCCCGAAGAAAGCAGCCAAGGCAGGCCGCcctaagaaggcagcaaagagcCCTGCCAAGGCAAAAGCAGTGAAGGCCAAAGCAGCCAAGCCTAAAGCAGCCAAGGCAAAGAAGGCGGCACCCAAAAAGAAGTAA
- the LOC128971289 gene encoding histone H3-like, with amino-acid sequence MARTKQTARKSTGGKAPRKQLATKAARKSAPATGGVKKPHRYRPGTVALREIRRYQKSTELLIRKLPFQRLVREIAQDFKTDLRFQSSAVMALQEASEAYLVGLFEDTNLCAIHAKRVTIMPKDIQLARRIRGEGAGKPGRVQMAVTLRFRAYLFFPRQSPRSEALPLPRYCS; translated from the exons ATGGCGCGCACGAAGCAGACAGCGCGAAAGTCCACCGGCGGGAAAGCGCCCCGCAAGCAGCTGGCTACCAAGGCGGCCCGCAAGAGCGCCCCAGCCACGGGTGGTGTGAAGAAGCCGCATCGCTACCGGCCCGGCACCGTGGCTCTCCGTGAGATCCGGCGCTACCAGAAGTCGACAGAGCTGCTGATCCGCAAGCTGCCCTTCCAGCGCCTGGTGCGTGAGATCGCACAGGACTTCAAGACCGACCTGCGCTTCCAGAGCTCGGCCGTGATGGCTCTGCAGGAGGCGAGCGAGGCCTACCTGGTGGGGCTGTTCGAGGATACCAACCTGTGTGCTATCCATGCCAAGCGTGTTACTATCATGCCCAAGGACATCCAGCTTGCCCGCCGCATCCGTGGCGA gggcgCGGGAAAACCAGGACGGGTGCAGATGGCGGTCACACTACGCTTCAGAGCCTACCTCTTCTTTCCAAGGCAGAGCCCCCGGAGTGAAGCACTACCATTGCCCCGCTATTGTTCCTAG
- the LOC128971085 gene encoding histone H2B 1/2/3/4/6 encodes MPEPAKSAPAPKKGSKKAVTKTQKKGDKKRKKSRKESYSIYVYKVLKQVHPDTGISSKAMGIMNSFVNDIFERIAGEASRLAHYNKRSTITSREIQTAVRLLLPGELAKHAVSEGTKAVTKYTSSK; translated from the coding sequence ATGCCTGAGCCTGCCAAGTCTGCCCCAGCGCCCAAgaagggctccaagaaagcagTGACCAAGACTCAGAAGAAAGGAGACAAAAAGCGCAAGAAGAGCCGTAAGGAGAGCTACTCCATCTACGTGTATaaggtgctgaagcaggtgCACCCCGATACGGGCATCTCATCTAAGGCCATGGGCATTATGAACTCCTTCGTCAACGACATCTTTGAGCGCATTGCTGGTGAGGCCTCTCGCCTGGCGCACTACAACAAGCGTTCCACTATCACCTCGCGGGAGATCCAGACGGCCGTGCGGCTGCTGCTGCCCGGCGAATTGGCCAAGCACGCTGTGTCCGAGGGCACCAAGGCTGTCACCAAGTACACCAGCTCTAAGTAG